The following proteins come from a genomic window of Burkholderia stabilis:
- a CDS encoding rhodanese-like domain-containing protein, with protein sequence MQILTPAMLAEWLGDTARPAPVVLDVREPWEIATAQIAGSVSIPMQQIPARSEELDDEAEIVCVCHHGMRSAQVAMFLESRGFTKLYNLQGGIDAWSRDVDPSVPRY encoded by the coding sequence ATGCAGATCCTGACGCCCGCGATGCTCGCGGAATGGCTCGGTGACACGGCGCGCCCCGCGCCGGTCGTGCTCGACGTGCGCGAGCCGTGGGAAATCGCCACCGCGCAGATCGCCGGCAGCGTATCGATCCCGATGCAGCAGATCCCCGCGCGCAGCGAAGAGCTCGACGACGAAGCGGAAATCGTCTGCGTGTGTCATCACGGGATGCGCAGCGCGCAGGTCGCGATGTTCCTCGAATCGCGCGGCTTCACGAAGCTGTACAACCTGCAGGGCGGTATCGACGCGTGGTCGCGCGACGTCGACCCGTCCGTGCCGCGTTACTGA
- the trmB gene encoding tRNA (guanosine(46)-N7)-methyltransferase TrmB, with translation MMHDDPNEAGLPPHDDAISDEATDGADEVNPLHHRRIRSFVTRAGRVSTGQRRALDELGPRFVVPYAPEMPDWNAVFGRSAPRILEIGFGMGASTAEIAANRPGDDFLGVEVHEPGVGALLKLIGEQDLPNIRIIQHDAVEVLEHMLAPESLDGVHIFFPDPWHKARHHKRRLIQPPLVAHLASRLKPGAYIHCATDWQNYAEQMLEVLGAEPSLENTAADYAPRPDYRPVTKFERRGLRLGHGVWDLVFRKRAG, from the coding sequence ATGATGCACGACGATCCGAACGAAGCCGGCCTGCCGCCGCACGACGACGCCATTTCCGACGAAGCCACTGACGGCGCCGACGAAGTCAATCCGCTGCACCACCGCCGCATCCGCAGCTTCGTCACGCGCGCCGGCCGCGTATCGACCGGCCAGCGCCGCGCGCTCGACGAACTCGGCCCGCGCTTCGTCGTCCCGTATGCGCCGGAAATGCCCGACTGGAACGCGGTGTTCGGCCGCAGCGCGCCGCGCATCCTCGAGATCGGCTTCGGGATGGGCGCATCGACCGCGGAAATCGCCGCGAATCGCCCCGGCGACGACTTCCTCGGCGTCGAGGTGCACGAACCGGGCGTCGGCGCGCTGCTGAAGCTGATCGGCGAGCAGGACCTGCCGAACATCCGCATCATCCAGCACGACGCGGTCGAAGTGCTCGAGCACATGCTCGCGCCGGAAAGCCTCGACGGCGTGCACATCTTCTTCCCCGATCCGTGGCACAAGGCGCGCCACCACAAGCGCCGGCTGATCCAGCCGCCGCTCGTCGCGCATCTCGCGTCGCGCCTGAAGCCCGGCGCATACATTCACTGCGCGACCGACTGGCAGAACTACGCGGAACAGATGCTGGAAGTGCTCGGCGCGGAACCGTCGCTCGAAAACACCGCTGCCGACTACGCACCGCGCCCCGACTACCGCCCGGTCACGAAGTTCGAACGGCGCGGGCTGCGGCTCGGCCACGGCGTGTGGGATCTGGTGTTCCGCAAGCGCGCGGGTTAA
- a CDS encoding MFS transporter: protein MFKAIDAPAAGAKPRRTPLTREQVKGFWAVYAGWVLDGVDSVIYALVLIPALTELLPASGIAATPANLGMYGSILFALFLIGWGLSFIWGPLADRFGRVRTLAASILIYSVFTGAAAFVHDVWALAACRLIAGIGVGGEWALAGTYVAESWPEDRRKMGAGYLQTGYYFGFFIAACLNYTIGATYGWRAMFLCGLAPALLAVFTVMRVKEPGQWRRHDARDGDVADAQRAHPLREIFAPAFLRRTLTSASLVGVAIVGLWAGSVYEASAVTTLAARAGIDHIGALRLASVGAAILSCATIAGCLVAPWLSERLGRRTALGVYFAGMAGSIVFAFGWAFYQPNGLAAFMVSLAFLGFFGGNFAIFSLWLPEQYPTRVRATAFAFNASVGRFIGAGVNFLLGAAIHGYGSLGVPVAWTAAVFGLGILILPFAVETRHQTLPE from the coding sequence ATGTTCAAGGCGATCGACGCGCCGGCGGCCGGCGCGAAGCCGCGGCGCACGCCGCTCACGCGCGAGCAGGTCAAGGGCTTCTGGGCCGTGTATGCGGGCTGGGTGCTCGACGGCGTGGATTCGGTGATCTACGCGCTCGTGCTGATTCCCGCACTGACCGAATTGCTGCCGGCGTCCGGCATCGCGGCGACGCCCGCGAATCTCGGGATGTACGGCTCGATCCTGTTCGCGCTGTTCCTGATCGGCTGGGGGCTGTCGTTCATCTGGGGGCCGCTCGCCGACCGCTTCGGCCGCGTGCGTACGCTCGCCGCGAGCATCCTGATCTATTCGGTCTTCACCGGCGCGGCCGCGTTCGTGCACGACGTGTGGGCGCTGGCCGCGTGCCGGCTGATCGCCGGGATCGGCGTCGGCGGCGAATGGGCGCTGGCGGGCACCTACGTCGCCGAGAGCTGGCCGGAAGACCGCCGCAAGATGGGCGCCGGCTACCTGCAGACGGGCTATTACTTCGGCTTCTTCATCGCGGCCTGCCTGAACTACACGATCGGCGCGACCTACGGCTGGCGCGCGATGTTCCTGTGCGGGCTGGCGCCCGCGCTGCTCGCGGTGTTCACCGTGATGCGCGTGAAGGAGCCGGGGCAGTGGCGCCGGCACGATGCCCGCGACGGCGACGTGGCCGACGCGCAGCGCGCGCATCCGCTGCGCGAGATCTTCGCGCCGGCCTTCCTGCGCCGCACGCTGACGAGCGCGAGCCTCGTCGGTGTCGCGATCGTCGGGCTGTGGGCCGGCTCCGTCTACGAGGCGAGCGCGGTCACCACGCTGGCGGCGCGTGCGGGCATCGATCACATCGGCGCGCTGCGGCTCGCGTCGGTCGGCGCGGCGATCCTGTCGTGCGCGACGATCGCCGGTTGCCTGGTCGCACCGTGGCTGTCGGAGCGACTCGGCAGGCGCACGGCGCTCGGCGTGTATTTCGCGGGCATGGCCGGCTCGATCGTGTTCGCGTTCGGCTGGGCGTTCTACCAGCCGAACGGGCTCGCGGCGTTCATGGTGTCGCTCGCGTTCCTCGGTTTCTTCGGCGGCAACTTCGCGATCTTCTCGCTGTGGCTGCCCGAGCAGTATCCGACGCGCGTGCGGGCCACCGCGTTCGCGTTCAATGCATCGGTCGGCCGCTTCATCGGCGCGGGCGTGAACTTCCTGCTCGGCGCCGCGATTCACGGCTACGGATCGCTCGGCGTGCCGGTCGCATGGACCGCGGCCGTGTTCGGGCTCGGCATCCTGATCCTGCCGTTCGCGGTCGAAACACGCCACCAGACGCTGCCCGAATGA
- a CDS encoding LysR substrate-binding domain-containing protein: protein MDLRQLRYFVKVVECGNVTHASEALHVAQPAVSQQMRNLEQDLGMQLLERSVRGVAPTAAGRTLYQHALELLRQADGTRELLRRDAETPQGRVTVGMPSSTARVLAIPLARAVRDRYPGIMLELIEAPSADLDTLLERARLDLAIVVDAVDTRGIAIHRLLTETLYLITWPEFPVPDDPVPLDAIAQMPLVLPSAPNTIRNRVDWAMREAGLSYGISFEASSTGLLFAAVMAQLGVTILPWTAAHVEIEERKLKLSTVAHRLFARDLSLCWHDTALVSNAVQKVKAEIVRLFDTLGRRPEWAAGDAGRA from the coding sequence ATGGACTTGAGACAGTTGCGCTACTTCGTGAAGGTCGTCGAATGCGGCAACGTCACGCATGCGAGCGAGGCGCTGCATGTCGCGCAGCCGGCGGTGAGCCAGCAGATGCGCAATCTCGAACAGGATCTCGGGATGCAGCTGCTCGAACGGAGCGTGCGCGGCGTCGCGCCGACGGCCGCCGGCCGCACGCTGTACCAGCACGCGCTCGAACTGCTGCGCCAGGCCGACGGCACGCGCGAGCTGCTGCGCCGCGACGCCGAAACGCCGCAAGGCCGCGTGACGGTCGGCATGCCGTCGAGCACCGCCCGCGTGCTGGCCATCCCGCTCGCCCGCGCCGTGCGCGATCGTTATCCCGGCATCATGCTCGAGCTGATCGAGGCGCCGAGCGCCGATCTCGACACGCTGCTCGAACGCGCGCGGCTCGATCTCGCGATCGTCGTCGACGCGGTCGACACGCGCGGCATCGCGATCCACCGGCTGCTGACGGAAACGCTGTACCTGATCACGTGGCCGGAGTTTCCGGTGCCGGACGATCCGGTGCCGCTCGACGCGATCGCGCAGATGCCGCTCGTGCTGCCGAGCGCGCCGAACACGATTCGCAACCGCGTCGACTGGGCGATGCGCGAGGCCGGGCTGTCGTACGGAATCAGCTTCGAGGCGAGTTCGACCGGGCTGCTGTTCGCGGCCGTGATGGCGCAACTCGGCGTGACGATCCTGCCGTGGACGGCCGCGCACGTCGAGATCGAGGAACGCAAGCTCAAGCTGTCGACGGTCGCGCACCGGCTGTTCGCGCGCGACCTGTCGCTGTGCTGGCACGATACGGCGCTCGTCAGCAACGCGGTGCAGAAGGTGAAGGCCGAGATCGTGCGGCTGTTCGACACGCTCGGGCGACGGCCGGAGTGGGCGGCCGGCGATGCCGGCCGCGCGTGA
- a CDS encoding DUF1439 domain-containing protein translates to MTAPRAPGRRSFLAACGGAVGVIVSLAACASTFPFIPDHYTFSRGDVQKAVARKFPYQKTVAQVVDVSLANPAVNLLPDQNRIAVQLDAHFASPFLRAPVSGKFTVSGQLAYDAPSRSVVLKSPAVDSLVLDGDAQMYAQQVGAAAGLLATQLLTNYPIYTFKPEQLQFAGVNYEPGTITILTNGIRVAIVEK, encoded by the coding sequence ATGACCGCACCTCGCGCGCCCGGCCGGCGCAGTTTTCTTGCCGCATGCGGCGGCGCCGTCGGCGTGATCGTGTCGCTCGCCGCCTGCGCGTCGACGTTCCCGTTCATCCCCGATCACTACACGTTCTCGCGCGGCGACGTGCAGAAAGCCGTCGCGCGCAAGTTTCCGTACCAGAAGACGGTCGCGCAGGTGGTCGACGTGTCGCTCGCGAACCCGGCCGTCAACCTGCTGCCCGACCAGAACCGCATCGCCGTGCAGCTCGACGCGCATTTCGCGAGCCCGTTCCTGCGCGCGCCCGTCAGCGGCAAGTTCACCGTGTCCGGGCAGCTCGCGTACGACGCGCCGAGCCGCTCGGTCGTGCTGAAATCGCCGGCCGTGGACAGCCTCGTGCTCGACGGCGACGCGCAGATGTACGCGCAGCAGGTCGGCGCGGCCGCCGGGCTGCTCGCGACGCAGTTGCTGACCAACTATCCGATCTACACGTTCAAGCCCGAACAACTGCAATTTGCCGGTGTGAACTACGAACCCGGTACAATTACGATTCTTACAAACGGCATACGCGTGGCGATCGTCGAAAAGTGA
- a CDS encoding DMT family transporter yields the protein MSPLQSAWLLLGVSVLAEVLGSVGLKFSAGFSRPLPSAITIVCYACAVWLMALATKRLELGLAYASWAAASTAATAVIGIVCFDESVSSLKLAGIALTVCALVALNLGDAAAH from the coding sequence GTGTCCCCGCTCCAGTCTGCCTGGCTTCTGCTCGGCGTCAGTGTCCTCGCCGAAGTGCTCGGCTCCGTCGGCCTGAAATTCTCGGCCGGCTTTTCCCGCCCGCTGCCGTCCGCAATCACGATCGTCTGTTATGCGTGCGCCGTCTGGTTGATGGCGCTCGCGACGAAGCGTCTCGAACTGGGGCTCGCGTATGCGAGCTGGGCCGCCGCCAGCACGGCGGCCACAGCCGTGATCGGTATCGTCTGCTTCGATGAGTCGGTGTCGTCGCTGAAGCTCGCGGGCATCGCGCTGACCGTCTGTGCGCTCGTCGCACTCAACCTCGGCGATGCAGCGGCGCACTGA
- a CDS encoding LysE/ArgO family amino acid transporter — MLDTSAFLEGLLLGAGLFTSVGPKDAFVIKRSISSPHLLSIALVCAGSDALLIALGAQGLSAMLARHPGVVSAALWAGIAYLAGYGLLALRSAIRRRRPESIDPSRADCKTTLSRTVLATAAVSLLNPYAWIDTVLLLGTVTVSHAPAARTPFAIGAMTASLAWFLMLVYGARACRAWFARALAWRVLDFFVAAMMLGFAARFAIDALQASAGR, encoded by the coding sequence GTGCTCGACACCTCCGCCTTCCTCGAAGGCCTGCTGCTTGGCGCCGGCCTGTTCACGTCGGTCGGCCCCAAAGACGCCTTCGTCATCAAGCGCTCGATCTCGAGCCCCCATCTGCTCTCCATCGCCCTCGTCTGCGCCGGCAGCGACGCGCTGCTGATCGCGCTCGGCGCGCAGGGGCTGTCGGCGATGCTGGCACGGCATCCCGGCGTGGTATCGGCGGCGCTGTGGGCCGGCATCGCGTATCTCGCCGGTTATGGCCTGCTCGCGCTACGCTCCGCGATCCGGCGGCGGCGGCCGGAGTCCATCGACCCTTCACGCGCGGACTGCAAAACCACGCTGTCACGCACGGTGCTCGCCACCGCCGCCGTCTCGCTGCTCAATCCGTATGCGTGGATCGACACCGTGCTGCTGCTCGGCACCGTGACCGTGAGCCACGCGCCTGCTGCGCGCACGCCGTTCGCGATCGGTGCGATGACGGCTTCGCTCGCGTGGTTCCTGATGCTCGTCTACGGCGCACGTGCGTGCCGCGCGTGGTTCGCTCGCGCGCTCGCCTGGCGTGTGCTCGATTTTTTCGTCGCGGCGATGATGCTCGGCTTCGCGGCGCGTTTCGCGATCGACGCGCTTCAGGCGTCAGCGGGCCGATAG
- a CDS encoding enolase C-terminal domain-like protein, translating into MRITAIHEQAIPVSRYADPSIPSGGLTTSIVAVVTDVIRDGRPVTGYGYASVGRFAQGGLIRERFAPRLLAATDTLADEAGTNLDPFRAWRAMMAGEKPGGHGERCVAVGTLDMAIWDAAAKIANLPLHRLLADRLARAAAPRVRVYAGGGYCYPHDDLARLSDEMRRIADLGYTHAKIKIGGADLDQDRRRIEAAAAHLVDGSHLAVDAMNAYDATTVQAAAMMLAPFDLWWFEDVCDPLDLPLHADLAARYAPPIATGEALFSLAEAKLLDRYGGLRRDRDVLVFDPVHCYGVPGYLQIVDHFVSQGWRRDAFWPHGGHLFSLHVVAALGLGGAEVSPFAFHPFSGLANGETVDAGYARVSQAPGIGFELHAGAHDAFRALSAR; encoded by the coding sequence ATGCGCATCACCGCCATCCACGAACAAGCGATTCCCGTCTCCCGCTACGCCGACCCGTCCATTCCATCCGGTGGCCTGACGACGAGCATCGTCGCAGTCGTCACGGACGTCATCCGCGACGGCCGCCCCGTGACGGGTTACGGCTACGCATCGGTCGGCCGCTTCGCGCAGGGCGGCCTGATCCGCGAACGGTTCGCGCCGCGCCTGCTGGCCGCCACCGACACGCTCGCCGACGAAGCCGGCACGAACCTCGATCCGTTTCGCGCATGGCGCGCGATGATGGCCGGCGAAAAACCCGGCGGGCACGGCGAACGCTGCGTCGCGGTCGGCACGCTCGACATGGCGATCTGGGACGCCGCCGCGAAGATCGCCAACCTGCCGCTTCATCGCTTGCTCGCCGACCGGCTCGCACGCGCGGCCGCCCCGCGCGTGCGCGTGTACGCGGGCGGCGGCTACTGCTATCCGCATGACGATCTCGCACGCCTGTCCGACGAGATGCGCCGCATCGCCGATCTCGGCTACACGCACGCGAAGATCAAGATCGGCGGCGCGGATCTCGATCAGGATCGCCGACGCATCGAAGCCGCCGCCGCGCACCTTGTCGACGGCTCGCATCTGGCGGTCGACGCGATGAACGCGTACGACGCGACGACCGTGCAAGCCGCCGCGATGATGCTCGCGCCGTTCGATCTCTGGTGGTTCGAGGACGTATGCGACCCGCTCGACCTGCCGCTCCACGCCGACCTGGCCGCGCGATACGCACCGCCGATCGCGACCGGCGAAGCGCTGTTCTCGCTCGCGGAAGCGAAGCTGCTCGACCGCTACGGCGGCCTGCGCCGCGACCGCGACGTGCTCGTGTTCGATCCGGTGCATTGCTATGGCGTACCCGGCTATCTGCAGATCGTCGATCACTTCGTGTCGCAGGGCTGGCGGCGCGATGCGTTCTGGCCGCATGGCGGCCATCTGTTCTCGCTGCACGTCGTGGCCGCGCTCGGGCTCGGCGGTGCGGAAGTCAGTCCATTTGCATTTCATCCGTTCAGCGGGCTGGCCAATGGCGAAACCGTCGACGCCGGATATGCCCGCGTGTCGCAAGCGCCGGGCATCGGTTTCGAACTTCATGCCGGGGCGCATGACGCATTTCGCGCGCTATCGGCCCGCTGA
- a CDS encoding YkgJ family cysteine cluster protein, which yields MPVRPASADVPPSHACREGCGACCIAPSISSPIPGMPDGKPAGVRCVQLGDDLRCRIFGRPERPACCSGLQPAADMCGASRDDALAWLTRLEVATQPSQRGGTGR from the coding sequence ATGCCTGTCCGCCCGGCGTCCGCCGATGTCCCGCCGTCGCACGCGTGCCGCGAGGGCTGCGGCGCGTGCTGTATCGCGCCGTCGATTTCCAGCCCGATTCCCGGCATGCCCGACGGCAAGCCGGCCGGCGTGCGCTGCGTGCAGCTCGGCGACGACCTGCGCTGCCGGATTTTCGGCCGGCCCGAGCGGCCCGCGTGCTGTTCCGGGTTGCAGCCGGCGGCCGACATGTGCGGCGCATCGCGCGACGACGCGCTCGCGTGGCTCACGCGCCTGGAAGTCGCGACGCAGCCGTCGCAGCGTGGCGGCACGGGGCGGTAG
- the hemN gene encoding oxygen-independent coproporphyrinogen III oxidase — MSSGSADTMFRPDLLAKYGANGPRYTSYPTALQFRDDFDMADYVRAASDPGASSSELSLYFHIPFCNTACFYCGCNKIATNNRRRARPYLDQLKREMALQAALFDPARPVTQLHWGGGTPTFLSDDETAELMAATREHFALAPDADAEFSIEIDPRTVTPATLVHLRTIGFNRLSLGVQDFDPVVQQAINRIQPLAMTADLLAAARATGFHSVSVDLIYGLPHQTVAVFARTLETIIELAPDRLSVFGYAHMPHLFKMQRQIDDATLPPPETRIALLGLAIDMLTSAGYVYIGMDHFARPSDELVRAQRNGTLQRNFQGYSTRADTDLVGFGVSSIGKVGDVYAQNAKDLPAYGAALDAGRLPIVRGVRLTPDDRLRRDVITQLMCNLELPFSHVEAAHGIRFADHFARELDALRPFERDGLLTIARDRLTIHPAGRMVVRNIAMAFDAYLGQTPRQRYSRTV, encoded by the coding sequence ATGAGTTCTGGTTCTGCCGACACAATGTTCCGTCCCGATTTGCTCGCGAAGTACGGCGCGAACGGGCCGCGCTATACGTCGTACCCCACCGCGCTGCAGTTCCGCGACGATTTCGACATGGCCGACTATGTGCGCGCGGCCAGCGACCCCGGCGCGTCGTCGAGCGAGCTGTCGCTGTACTTCCATATTCCCTTCTGCAATACGGCCTGCTTCTACTGCGGCTGCAACAAGATCGCGACCAACAACCGCCGCCGCGCGCGCCCGTATCTCGACCAGCTCAAGCGCGAGATGGCATTGCAGGCTGCACTGTTCGATCCGGCACGCCCCGTCACGCAACTGCACTGGGGCGGCGGCACGCCGACCTTCCTGTCCGACGACGAAACGGCCGAACTGATGGCGGCCACCCGCGAGCACTTCGCGCTCGCGCCGGATGCCGACGCCGAATTCTCGATCGAGATCGACCCGCGCACGGTCACGCCGGCGACGCTCGTCCACCTGCGCACGATCGGCTTCAACCGGCTGAGCCTCGGCGTACAGGATTTCGATCCGGTCGTGCAGCAGGCGATCAACCGCATCCAGCCGCTCGCGATGACGGCCGACCTGCTCGCCGCCGCGCGTGCGACGGGCTTCCATTCGGTCAGCGTCGACCTGATCTACGGGCTGCCGCACCAGACGGTCGCCGTGTTCGCGCGCACGCTCGAAACCATCATCGAACTCGCGCCCGATCGCCTGTCGGTGTTCGGCTACGCGCACATGCCGCACCTGTTCAAGATGCAGCGGCAGATCGACGATGCGACACTGCCGCCGCCCGAAACGCGCATCGCGCTGCTCGGCCTCGCGATCGACATGCTGACGTCCGCCGGCTACGTGTACATCGGGATGGACCATTTCGCGCGGCCGTCCGACGAACTCGTGCGCGCGCAACGCAACGGCACGCTGCAGCGCAATTTCCAGGGCTACAGCACGCGCGCGGATACCGACCTCGTCGGTTTCGGCGTGTCGTCGATCGGCAAGGTCGGCGACGTCTACGCACAGAACGCGAAGGACCTGCCCGCGTACGGCGCCGCGCTCGACGCGGGCCGGCTGCCGATCGTGCGCGGCGTACGGCTCACGCCCGACGACCGCCTGCGCCGCGACGTGATCACGCAACTGATGTGCAACCTCGAACTGCCGTTCTCGCATGTCGAGGCCGCGCACGGCATCCGCTTCGCCGATCATTTCGCGCGCGAACTCGACGCGCTGCGCCCGTTCGAGCGCGACGGGTTGCTGACGATCGCGCGCGACCGCCTGACGATCCATCCGGCCGGCCGGATGGTCGTGCGCAACATCGCGATGGCGTTCGACGCGTATCTCGGCCAGACGCCGCGGCAACGCTACTCGCGCACGGTTTGA
- a CDS encoding protein-L-isoaspartate O-methyltransferase family protein, which translates to MNIENARFNMIEQQIRPWDVLDLDVLGLLSIVKRENYVPAEYRDLAFADLELPLPGGSSKMLFPRVEARVLQELTVKKHENVLVIGAGSGYLAALFAHRAQHVTAVEIDPAIAKFAEDNLRNDGVTNAEVVLGDGSRGWAGKAPYDVICVAGGLPVVPQEMLEQLKVGGRLSAFVGGRPVMKAQIITRIDDKQYRVADVFETYIDHLVNAIEPSRFKF; encoded by the coding sequence ATGAATATCGAAAACGCGCGTTTCAACATGATCGAACAACAGATCCGGCCGTGGGACGTGCTGGATCTCGACGTCCTGGGCCTGCTGTCGATCGTCAAGCGTGAAAACTACGTGCCGGCCGAATACCGCGATCTCGCGTTCGCCGACCTCGAACTGCCGCTGCCCGGCGGCAGCAGCAAGATGCTGTTCCCGCGCGTCGAAGCGCGCGTGCTGCAGGAACTGACGGTCAAGAAGCACGAGAACGTGCTCGTGATCGGTGCCGGCTCCGGCTACCTGGCCGCCCTGTTCGCGCATCGCGCGCAGCACGTGACGGCCGTCGAGATCGATCCGGCGATCGCGAAGTTCGCGGAAGACAACCTCCGCAACGACGGCGTGACCAACGCTGAAGTCGTGCTCGGCGACGGTTCGCGCGGCTGGGCCGGCAAGGCGCCGTACGACGTGATCTGCGTCGCGGGCGGCCTGCCCGTCGTGCCGCAGGAAATGCTCGAACAGCTGAAGGTCGGCGGCCGCCTGTCGGCATTCGTCGGCGGCCGTCCGGTGATGAAGGCGCAAATCATCACGCGCATCGACGACAAGCAGTACCGCGTCGCCGACGTGTTCGAGACCTACATCGACCACCTCGTCAACGCGATCGAGCCGTCGCGCTTCAAGTTCTGA
- a CDS encoding undecaprenyl-diphosphate phosphatase, with product MDWILICKALILGVVEGLTEFLPVSSTGHLIVAGSFLNFNDSHAKTFDVVIQFGAILAVCWEYRQRIASIVSGLPSRPDARRFTLNVVIATIPAIALGLLFEKKIKAVLFSPVPVAFALVVGGAIILWAEARQRERSEPPRVMSVDALTPLDALKVGIAQCFALVPGMSRSGSTIIGGMLFGLDRRVATEFSFFLAIPIIFGATLYETVKDWQAFTVDSLGLFALGLVAAFISAFVCVRWLLRYVATHDFTVFAWYRIAFGLFVLLVGYSGWLNWA from the coding sequence ATGGACTGGATCCTGATCTGCAAGGCATTGATCCTCGGCGTCGTCGAGGGGCTGACGGAATTCCTGCCGGTATCGAGTACCGGTCACCTGATCGTCGCGGGCAGCTTCCTGAATTTCAACGATTCGCACGCGAAGACCTTCGACGTCGTGATCCAGTTCGGCGCGATCCTCGCGGTCTGCTGGGAATACCGGCAACGGATCGCATCCATCGTGTCCGGGCTGCCGAGCCGGCCCGATGCACGGCGCTTCACGCTGAACGTCGTGATCGCGACCATTCCCGCGATCGCGCTCGGCCTCCTGTTCGAGAAGAAGATCAAGGCCGTGCTGTTCTCGCCGGTGCCGGTCGCGTTCGCGCTCGTCGTGGGCGGCGCGATCATCCTGTGGGCCGAGGCGCGGCAGCGCGAGCGCAGCGAGCCGCCGCGCGTGATGTCGGTCGATGCGCTGACGCCGCTCGATGCGCTCAAGGTCGGCATCGCGCAGTGCTTTGCACTGGTGCCCGGCATGTCGCGCTCGGGGTCGACGATCATCGGCGGAATGCTGTTCGGCCTCGACCGGCGCGTGGCGACCGAATTCTCGTTCTTCCTCGCGATTCCGATCATCTTCGGCGCGACGCTCTACGAAACCGTCAAGGACTGGCAGGCGTTCACCGTCGATTCGCTCGGCCTGTTCGCGCTCGGGCTCGTAGCGGCGTTCATCAGCGCGTTCGTGTGCGTGCGCTGGCTGCTGCGCTACGTCGCGACGCACGATTTCACCGTGTTCGCGTGGTACCGGATCGCGTTCGGGCTGTTCGTGCTGCTGGTCGGCTACAGCGGCTGGCTGAACTGGGCGTGA
- a CDS encoding cupin domain-containing protein — MSDFITVLRETCPTPVLDATKWKRIGGDPHTVNLNAYVSKDGSKIMGTWICTPGKFEVNYEKWEFCHFLDGYCIITPEGEEAVHLKAGDVFVIEPGMKGTWEVVETVRKYFVFA, encoded by the coding sequence ATGTCTGATTTCATCACCGTTTTGCGCGAAACCTGCCCGACTCCGGTCCTCGACGCGACCAAGTGGAAGCGCATCGGCGGCGATCCGCACACCGTGAACCTCAACGCTTACGTCTCCAAGGACGGCAGCAAGATCATGGGCACTTGGATCTGCACCCCGGGCAAGTTCGAGGTGAACTACGAGAAATGGGAGTTCTGCCACTTCCTCGACGGCTACTGCATCATCACGCCGGAAGGCGAGGAGGCGGTGCACCTGAAAGCCGGCGATGTGTTCGTGATCGAGCCCGGCATGAAAGGGACCTGGGAAGTGGTGGAGACGGTGCGCAAGTACTTCGTCTTCGCCTGA